In Catenulispora sp. MAP5-51, the genomic stretch TGCCGACGGCCCAGGCGTCGGTGTCGGACGTCGAGGCCGCCGCGACCAGGAACGCGTTCTGCCCGGTCGGCGGCGCCGCGACGACCGCCCAGCCGCTTCCGGCCGCACTGGCCGGGCCGGCGGCCAGGATCAGGGCGGCCGCGGCGGCGACGCCCGCGTTCATGCGCAACAGGTTCATCGTTTCCCCTTCGTGCCGGAGGTGACTTCCGGGGTGAAACGGCGGAGCGGTGCGAGCGGTTCGGGGATCCGGGGAAACTTTCGCAGAACTCTGACTATCATGCGGGCGTGGACGAACCCATCGCGGACGCGCTCGACATGGCGTTGTCGAACACCGGCCGGTCCGGACGGTGGCAGACGCCCCGCGGCGGGGTGATCCGCAGCGGCCACCTGGAGATCGTGATCGATCGGCTGCTGCGGATCAGCCGGCGGGAACAGACCGTCCACCGGCTGGAGATCAAAACCGTCACCGGCCTCGCCTTCCGCTCCGAGGGCGGGACGCTCGCCCTGGTCTGCACGCGCCGGCGCCGACCGCCGCGACGCCTCCTGGACGCGGCCGACCTCTCCCCGGCCGAATGGGCCCTGTTCGCCGAGTTGATCGCCGAGGTGACGTACCACCGGCTGACCCTGGACGGACCCTTCTTGCGCATCGACGTCCCCTGATTACCGTGAGTCGCATGACTGACACCGCTCCGGCCGCGGGCCTGCCGGACTTCCCGTTCCCGAGCCACTCGCTCACCCCGCCGGCCGAATACGCCGAGCGCCGGGCCGCGTGCCCGTTCGGGCAGGTGCGGCTGCCCAGCGGCGATCCGGCGATCCTGCTGGTGACCTACCGGGACGTGGCCGCGGCGATGGCCGATCCGCGGCTGTCGCACGATCTGACCGGGCCCGACCATCGACTTCGAGCGGGACGCGCCGCCGACGCTGATATTCGGCGGCGGCCCGCACTACTGCCTGGGCGCGCATCTGGCCAAGGCCGAACTGACCGTCGGGCTGGCGACGCTGCTCCGGCGGCTGCCGGGTCTGCGGATGACGGTCTCCCGCGACGAGCTGCGGTTCAGCGGCGGCGAGATCGTCGGCTCGATGATCGCCCTGCCGGTCGCCTGGTGAGCCGCCGCCCGCCCCGCCCCACATGCCCGACATGCGCGGGGCAGCGCGGCCGGGCAGAATCTCGGGTATGGCGATCGTCTCGCGGGGCTTCCAGGGCCGGCGGCGGCCCTCGGACCACCGCCTGCCCCCGGGGCAGTACGAGACGGTGGACTTCCCCGTGCTCTCGGCCGGCCCCACACCGCGGGTCGACCGCGACACCTGGCGGTTCAGCGTCGTCACCGAGGGCGGCGAGCGCCACAGCTGGACCTGGCCGCAGCTGATGGCGCTGCCGGCCGAGCGGCCGGTGGTGGACCTGCACTGCGTGACCAAGTGGTCGAAGTTCGGCACCGCCTGGCAGGGCGTCTCGCTGGACATGCTGCTGGCTCAGATCCACACCGAGGCCGAGTTCGCGCTCGTCCACGCCTACGGCGGCTACACCACGAACCTGCCGCTGAAGGACCTGCTCGACGGCCAGGCGTGGATCGCGTACGGCTACGACGGCCGGGACCTGACCCCCGAGCACGGCGGTCCGGCCCGGCTGCTGGTGCCGCACCTGTACCTGTGGAAGTCGGCCAAGTGGGTGCGCGGCATCCAGCTGCTGGTCCGGGACGAGCCCGGGTTCTGGGAGAGCGCGGGCTATCACGACTATGGGGACCCATGGCGCGAGCAGCGGTATCAGGGCGACTAGGCGAGCGGCTGCGCTGGCGGGTCGCGACGCTGGTCGGGCAGCGTGAGGAGACCCCGACCACGCGCACGCTGGTGCTCGACGTGCCGGGCTGGCCGGGGCACCTGGCCGGCCAGCACGTGGACGTGCGGCTGACCGCCGAGGACGGCTACAGCACGCAGCGCAGCTACTCCATCGCCTCGGCGCCCGACGGCGCGCTGCTGGAGCTCACCGTGCAGCAGGTCTCCGACGGGGAGGTGTCGCCGTACCTGGCCCACGACCTGCTCGCCGGCGATCTGCTGGAGCTGCGCGGCCCGGTCGGCGGCTGGTTCGTGTGGCGGCCGGACCAGACCGAGCCGGTGCTGCTGGTGGCCGGCGGATCCGGGATCGTGCCTTTGATGGCGATGATCCGGGCGCGGCGGCAGTTGCAGATGCAGCTCGGCCCGATGGCGCCGTTCCGGCTGCTGTACTCGGTGCGCTCTCCGGCCGACCGGATGTACCTCGCCGAGTTGCAGGCCCACGATCCGGGGTTGGACGTGCACTTCCTCTACACGCGCCAGGCGCCGGAAGGCTGGCAGCGTCCTCCGCGCCGGCTCGCCGAGGCGGATCTGGCGGCGGTCGCCTGGCCGCCGTCGGCCCAGCCGACCAGCTACGTGTGCGGCCCGACCGGGTTCGTCGAGCACGCCGCGGATCTGTTGGTGGGCCTGGGCCAGGCGCCGGACCGGATCCGGACCGAACGCTTCGGCCCGACAGGAGGCTGACGATGTCCGAGGACGGCTACCCGGACGGTGGCTACGACGACGGCGACTACGAGGACGGCAACGCCCTGGCCGGTCCGCTGTCGGAGATCTTCGCGGTCGACGTGGTCTCGGCGCAGGGGCGCTGCACCGGCTGCGGCACGACCGGGCCGATCGCGCAGCTGCGGGTGTACGGGCCGGGACCGGGACTGGTGGCGCGGTGCCCGGCGTGCGGCCAGGTCGTGATGCGGTACGTGCGCGGAACGGATTCGGCGTGGCTGGATCTGCGTGGAACGGTGAGTCTGCACATCGATCTGTCCGAGTAACCCAGAGTAACTCAGAGCTCTGAAATCTATTACGGCCCCGGCGCGGACCCCCGCGCCGGGGCCGCTTCGTCGCGCCCCGTGACCACTCGCTGACCCCCCGCACAACGGGTCGCAACCCCTTGCCTCCCCCTTGCCTTGATCCCCTCGCTTACTGGGGTTCCCATTGGGATTTTCCCGCCAGCGCCAGCTCACGCGCTATATGGCCATCCACCCGGCAAATCCCTCGTGAAAATCAAGCGACCTTCGCCTATTGAGTGACCTGATGCTGCTCGCTACGGTGACGCCAATCAGCCCCCTTCCAGCGCGCCCACACGCGCCCCCACTGAAGGAGCAAGTATGCGCAGGTTCCTGATACACGCCGCCGCCTTCGCCGCCGTGGCGACGGCGGTCGCACCGATCGCCCCGGCCACCGCCGCGGCCACCTCCGGTCTGGCGTTCAAGCCGCTGTCCTACAACACCAACGGCTACAACTGGGGCGGGTACGCCGCCCAGGGCAGCGGCTTCACCTCGGTCTCGGCGACCTGGACCGAGCCGGCCGCCACCTGCCACTCCACCAACGACCTGTACGCGCCCTGGGTCGGCATCGACGGCTACGGCTCCAGCAGCGTCGAGCAGACCGGTGTGGCCACCGACTGCTCCAGCGGCAGCCCGGTCGACGAGCCCTGGTACGAGATGTACCCGGCGGCCCCGGTCTACCTGAACACCAGCTCCTACCCGGTGAAGACCGGCGACGTCATCAACGCCTCGGTGACGTACTCGGGCAGCAACAAGTACAAGCTGGTCCTGAACGACTCCACCCGCGGCTGGACCTACACCACGACCAAGACCCTGTCCGCCTCGCGGGCCAGCGCCGAGGTCATCATCGAGTCGCCGACCGGCTCGTACCCGAACTTCGGCACGCTGCACTTCACCAACGCCAAGATCAACGGCGCCAGCCTGAGCTCGGCCAGCCCGACGGCGCTGGACCCGTCCAACGGCGTCTACGAGGCCCACACCAGCGCGATCTCCGGCGGCACCAGCTTCACGGACACCTTCGAGCACCAGTAAACACGTGACAGCGCCGGGCGGCTGAGCCCCCCGGCGCCCTCCCCCACCGGGACCGGCCGCGGCGTGACGACACGCCGCGGCCGGTCCGCGTTGGTGCGCCGAATCGCACCGGCACCTCCGAAGCTGCCGCCACCGCTCCCCGTGCGCGTTCGCCGAGGTGGCGACCCACGACCGATATGATCGTCGGGCATTGTCTGCGGACCTATGGAGCCCATTGTGAGCATCGCCGGCATCGGGTCGAGGGCCGGCGTGTGCTGAGCTCCGGAGCGGGCACGGCCGTGTCGGTCGTGCTGGTGTTCGTCGTCCTCGTGTTCGCCGTGGTGCGCCCGCGCGGCTGGCCCGAGGCCGCGGCGGCGATCCCGGCGGCGGGCATCGTGATCGCGACCGGCGCGGTCTCGCCCCACGCGGCGTGGAACGTGGTGACCACCCTGGCACCGACCGTCGGATTCCTCGCCGCGGTCCTGGTCCTGGCGCAACTGTGCGCCGACGACGGCCTGTTCACGGCGGCCGGCGCCGTGATGGCGCGCGTGGCGAACCGATCCGGCCGACCCGACGCGCACCGGCTGCTGACGGCGGTGTTCGTGGTGGCGGCGCTGACGACGGCGGTCCTGAGCCTGGACGCCACGGTGGTCCTGCTGACCCCGGTGGTCCTGGCCACGACGGTCCGCACGCGGGTGAAGGACCGGCCGCACGTCTACGCCTGCGCGCACCTGTCGAACTCGGCCTCGCTCCTGCTCCCGGTGTCGAACCTGACGAATCTGCTGGCCTTCAGCGCCTCGGGGCTGACCTTCAGCCGGTTCGCGGCGCTGATGGCGCTGCCGTGGGTGGCGGCGGTGGGGACGGAGTATGTGGTCTTCCGAAGGTTCTTCGCCGGTGATCTGGCCGAGCAGCCGCAGCTCGCCGCCGACTCCGGCGACCAGCCCACCGGCTCCGGCGCCACCAGCGCCACCGAAGCTCCTGATGACCCCGACTCCCCCATCACCGTCCCCACCTTCACCGTCATCGTCGTCGCCGCCACCCTGGCCGGCTTCGCCGTCACCTCCCTGGCCGGCCTGAATCCGGCGTGGGCGGCGTTGGGCGGTGTGCTCATCCTCGGGGTGCGGGCGTTGGTGCGGCGGCGGGCCACGGTCGGTGAGCTCGTCAGCTCGGCGTCTCCCTTCTTCTGCGCGTTCGTGTTGGCGCTCGGGATCGTGGTGAAGGCGGCGACCGGGAGCGGGCTCGGGGCGCACGCCGGCGATCTGCTGCCGCAGGGGTCTTCGTTCCTGCCGCTGCTGGGTACCGCGTGTGTGGCGGCCGTGCTGGCCAATGTGGTCAACAACCTGCCGGCCACGCTCGTGCTGCTTCCGGCCGCCGCTGCCGCCGGGCCGGCGACGCTGTTGGCCGTGCTGCTCGGCGTGAACCTCGGGCCGAACCTCACCTATGTCGGGTCGCTGGCCACCCTGCTGTGGCGCCGGGTGCTGACCTCGCACGGCGAGCAGGTGAGCCTGGCGACGTACACCCGCCTCGGCCTGATCGCCGTGCCCGCGACGCTCGTCACCGCGACCGTCGCGCTGTGGGCCGCGGTGGCCGTCATCGGCGTGTGAGTTCGGCGTCGGCCAGGGCCCGGCGCGCGGCGCTGATCGCCCGCGGGTCCCAGCCCGGGCCGGGCACCGATTCGAGCAGCAGCCGCGTGTAGGAGTGCGCCGGCTCGGCCAGCACCGACTCGGTCGGCCCGCGTTCCACGATCGCCCCGTGCCGCATCACCACCACCTCGTCGGTCACACACCGGACCACGCCGAGGTCGTGCGTGATGAACACGTACGCGATGCCCAGCTCGGCACGCAGATCGGCCAACAGGTTCAGGATCTGCGCCTGCACCGAGACGTCCAGCGCCGCGACCGCCTCGTCCAGCACCAACACCCGGGGCTCGACCGCGAGCGCCTTGGCGACGGCCACGCGCTGACGCTGCCCGCCGGACAGGTTCCGAGGCAAGGCCGAGGCCTCGCGCGCGCCGAGCCCCACGTGATCGAGGAGTTCGGCGACCCGGGAAGGGTGGTCGCGGGCCGGATGGTGCAGCCGCAGGATCTCTGTGAGCGCCGCGCCGATCGGGATTCGCGGGTCCAGGGACAGGAACGGATCCTGGAACACCATCTGCACCTGCCGGGCGCGAGCCAGGCGTCCGGCCCGGCCGCGACCGGGGCCGCGGGGGCGTTCCCGGCCGTCGACGCGCACGGCACCGCCGTCGGCGTGTTCCAGGCCGACGATGATGCGTGCGGTGGTGGTCTTCCCCGACCCCGACTCCCCCACCACCCCCAGCGACCCGCCCGGCGCGACCGTGAACGACACGTCGTCCACCGCGACCTGCGCGCCGAACGCCTTGCGCAGTCCGCTGACCTCCAGCACCGCCTCAGTCACGGCTCATCCCTCCTTGCAAAGTCAGTGCACTGCTGAGCCAGCAGGCCACGCTCGCGCCGGTCCTGTCGGGAACCGCGGTAGTCTCCGGGCGCTCGCCGGCGCAGACATCGGCGGCATGGGCGCACCGGCCGGCGAACGCGCAGCCCTGGACCGGCGTTCGCAGATCCGGTACCCGGCCGGGGATCACCGTCAGCCGCCCGGCCGGCGCGTCCAGCCGTGGCGTGGCCGCCAGCAGAGCCGCCGTATAGGGATGCTTGGGGTCGGCGAACACCTCCTGGGCCGGACCGGTCTCGACGATCCGCCCCGCGTACATCACCGCCACCCGGTCGGCGGTGACGGCGGCCAGGTCCAAGTCGTGCGTGACGAACAGCAGCGCCGTTCCGAACCGGGACTGAAGATCCCGCAGCAGCGCGATGATCTCGGCCTGCGTCGTGACGTCCAGGGCGGTCGTCGGCTCGTCGGCCAGCAGCAGCACCGGATCCGCCATCAGCGCCGCGGCGATCATCACCCGTTGCAGCATCCCGCCGGACAACTCGTGCGGATACTGCCGCAGCACCCGCTCGGGCAGCCCGACCGCCTCCAGCAGCACCAGCGCCCGCTTGCGCGCCGTCGCCCGGTCCGCGGCCGCGTTGGTCCGCAGCGCCTCGGTCAGGAAGTCGCCGACGCGCCGCACCGGGTTGATGGCGGCGCGCGGGTCCTGGAAGATCATCGCCGTGGTGTCGGCGCGCAGCCGGCGCAGCGTGCGGGGATCCATGGCCAGCACGTCCTGCCCGTCCACCTGGACCGTGCCGGAAGCGGTGGCGCCCGGCGGGAGCATGCCGAGGGCGGCGCGGG encodes the following:
- a CDS encoding cytochrome P450, coding for MFGGGPHYCLGAHLAKAELTVGLATLLRRLPGLRMTVSRDELRFSGGEIVGSMIALPVAW
- a CDS encoding DUF6510 family protein, whose translation is MSEDGYPDGGYDDGDYEDGNALAGPLSEIFAVDVVSAQGRCTGCGTTGPIAQLRVYGPGPGLVARCPACGQVVMRYVRGTDSAWLDLRGTVSLHIDLSE
- a CDS encoding ABC transporter ATP-binding protein gives rise to the protein MTEAVLEVSGLRKAFGAQVAVDDVSFTVAPGGSLGVVGESGSGKTTTARIIVGLEHADGGAVRVDGRERPRGPGRGRAGRLARARQVQMVFQDPFLSLDPRIPIGAALTEILRLHHPARDHPSRVAELLDHVGLGAREASALPRNLSGGQRQRVAVAKALAVEPRVLVLDEAVAALDVSVQAQILNLLADLRAELGIAYVFITHDLGVVRCVTDEVVVMRHGAIVERGPTESVLAEPAHSYTRLLLESVPGPGWDPRAISAARRALADAELTRR
- a CDS encoding sulfite oxidase-like oxidoreductase → MAIVSRGFQGRRRPSDHRLPPGQYETVDFPVLSAGPTPRVDRDTWRFSVVTEGGERHSWTWPQLMALPAERPVVDLHCVTKWSKFGTAWQGVSLDMLLAQIHTEAEFALVHAYGGYTTNLPLKDLLDGQAWIAYGYDGRDLTPEHGGPARLLVPHLYLWKSAKWVRGIQLLVRDEPGFWESAGYHDYGDPWREQRYQGD
- a CDS encoding ferredoxin reductase, with the protein product MARAAVSGRLGERLRWRVATLVGQREETPTTRTLVLDVPGWPGHLAGQHVDVRLTAEDGYSTQRSYSIASAPDGALLELTVQQVSDGEVSPYLAHDLLAGDLLELRGPVGGWFVWRPDQTEPVLLVAGGSGIVPLMAMIRARRQLQMQLGPMAPFRLLYSVRSPADRMYLAELQAHDPGLDVHFLYTRQAPEGWQRPPRRLAEADLAAVAWPPSAQPTSYVCGPTGFVEHAADLLVGLGQAPDRIRTERFGPTGG
- a CDS encoding G1 family glutamic endopeptidase, with product MRRFLIHAAAFAAVATAVAPIAPATAAATSGLAFKPLSYNTNGYNWGGYAAQGSGFTSVSATWTEPAATCHSTNDLYAPWVGIDGYGSSSVEQTGVATDCSSGSPVDEPWYEMYPAAPVYLNTSSYPVKTGDVINASVTYSGSNKYKLVLNDSTRGWTYTTTKTLSASRASAEVIIESPTGSYPNFGTLHFTNAKINGASLSSASPTALDPSNGVYEAHTSAISGGTSFTDTFEHQ
- a CDS encoding SLC13 family permease, whose amino-acid sequence is MSSGAGTAVSVVLVFVVLVFAVVRPRGWPEAAAAIPAAGIVIATGAVSPHAAWNVVTTLAPTVGFLAAVLVLAQLCADDGLFTAAGAVMARVANRSGRPDAHRLLTAVFVVAALTTAVLSLDATVVLLTPVVLATTVRTRVKDRPHVYACAHLSNSASLLLPVSNLTNLLAFSASGLTFSRFAALMALPWVAAVGTEYVVFRRFFAGDLAEQPQLAADSGDQPTGSGATSATEAPDDPDSPITVPTFTVIVVAATLAGFAVTSLAGLNPAWAALGGVLILGVRALVRRRATVGELVSSASPFFCAFVLALGIVVKAATGSGLGAHAGDLLPQGSSFLPLLGTACVAAVLANVVNNLPATLVLLPAAAAAGPATLLAVLLGVNLGPNLTYVGSLATLLWRRVLTSHGEQVSLATYTRLGLIAVPATLVTATVALWAAVAVIGV
- a CDS encoding ABC transporter ATP-binding protein, whose protein sequence is MNTLHTSPTLHIEGLRVSLPGTARPVLDGVDLDVGRGQTVALVGESGSGKTLTSRAALGMLPPGATASGTVQVDGQDVLAMDPRTLRRLRADTTAMIFQDPRAAINPVRRVGDFLTEALRTNAAADRATARKRALVLLEAVGLPERVLRQYPHELSGGMLQRVMIAAALMADPVLLLADEPTTALDVTTQAEIIALLRDLQSRFGTALLFVTHDLDLAAVTADRVAVMYAGRIVETGPAQEVFADPKHPYTAALLAATPRLDAPAGRLTVIPGRVPDLRTPVQGCAFAGRCAHAADVCAGERPETTAVPDRTGASVACWLSSALTLQGGMSRD